Proteins from a genomic interval of Kitasatospora kifunensis:
- a CDS encoding sigma-70 family RNA polymerase sigma factor, which translates to MRNEADFTAFAEANAIRLRQIAYLMCRDWHLAQDLTQTTLTKMYLAWNRLARQSSDPFSYARKVLLNTLLDHKRLRSSSELTVDQLPDRAEQGDSTAERLTLLDALELLPRRDRAIVLLRYWEDQSVEATAEILGLSNSVVKSQSMRALAVLRQHLGDRTLLGAATGDARVPGPRVGAGADLRARA; encoded by the coding sequence GTGCGCAACGAAGCCGACTTCACCGCTTTCGCCGAGGCGAACGCGATCCGGCTGCGGCAGATCGCCTACCTGATGTGCCGAGACTGGCACCTGGCCCAGGACCTGACCCAGACCACCCTGACCAAGATGTACCTCGCCTGGAACCGGCTGGCCCGCCAGAGCAGCGACCCCTTCAGCTACGCACGCAAGGTGCTGCTCAACACGCTGCTCGACCACAAGCGGCTGCGCAGCAGCAGCGAGCTGACGGTGGACCAGCTGCCCGACCGCGCGGAGCAGGGCGACTCGACGGCCGAGCGGCTCACCCTGCTCGACGCCCTGGAGCTGCTCCCCCGCCGGGATCGCGCCATCGTGCTGCTGCGCTACTGGGAGGACCAGAGTGTCGAGGCGACGGCCGAGATCCTCGGGCTGAGCAACTCGGTGGTGAAGTCGCAGAGCATGCGCGCGCTGGCCGTACTGCGCCAACACCTCGGGGACCGGACCCTGCTGGGCGCGGCGACCGGCGACGCTCGGGTGCCTGGCCCCAGGGTCGGCGCCGGAGCTGACCTGCGCGCGCGGGCGTGA
- the msrB gene encoding peptide-methionine (R)-S-oxide reductase MsrB, whose amino-acid sequence MSYEIEKSDAEWRAQLSPAEYHVLREAGTERPFVGEYTDTKTVGVYSCRACGSELFSSDTKFESHCGWPSYYAPLAEDRVEYIEDTTLGMRRVEVRCARCGGHLGHVFEGEGYATPTDQRYCINSISLTLRPADS is encoded by the coding sequence ATGAGCTACGAGATCGAGAAGTCCGACGCTGAGTGGCGCGCCCAGCTCAGCCCTGCGGAGTACCACGTGCTGCGCGAGGCCGGGACGGAGCGCCCGTTCGTCGGCGAGTACACCGACACCAAGACGGTGGGCGTGTACAGCTGCCGGGCCTGTGGGAGCGAACTGTTCAGCTCCGACACCAAGTTCGAGAGCCACTGCGGCTGGCCCTCCTACTACGCGCCGCTGGCCGAGGACCGGGTCGAGTACATCGAGGACACCACCCTCGGCATGCGCCGGGTGGAGGTCCGCTGCGCGCGCTGCGGCGGCCACCTGGGCCACGTCTTCGAGGGCGAGGGCTACGCCACCCCCACCGACCAGCGCTACTGCATCAACAGCATCTCGCTGACCCTGCGTCCGGCCGATAGTTAA